From the Rhodopirellula halodulae genome, one window contains:
- a CDS encoding 30S ribosomal protein S1, which produces MSSGENPTDAPATETTADSPAAETPTPQTPASPAADSPSAAAESSANTEQTATSPRPQSQKSKAPLPRIGGGPLAARGLGVAKPVSPAAVSTEQLEGGKVKPKGKRGGGKPGGKEAPRPRLAGEKPTEKGEKPYVPQNKKTVVPNIREKLSDDLQAELDASLTDADLDSFFGDGAGLPDRREPLAEGSRVHAQVIKIHQDNVFVNLGGPDEGVIPFEQFTEAEPTPGQPVEVLIRGMNSEDGLYSCSLPGKATEVSDWDDIDEGSVVEATITGHNTGGLECKVGSVRGFMPISQISEYRVEDLSEFVDQKMVCLVTEANARRGNLVVSRRAVLEREREAKRQEQLEKIEPGDILEGVVRSVRDFGAFVDVGGLDGLIHVSKLSWERIKHPSEVIEEGQNVKVRVDKIDKQSGKMSLTYRDLLENPWDSAEATFAVGSVHKGEVTRTAEFGAFVRLTAGVEGLCHISELAPHRVSKVSSVVNVGDQVDVKIMSFDRDSQKVGLSIKAAHAKPAAEGEKQEEEVIEPPRELAVKAQHAGPLKGGNDRASGGERFGLRW; this is translated from the coding sequence ATGAGCAGCGGCGAAAATCCCACCGACGCACCAGCCACCGAAACCACGGCTGATTCTCCCGCGGCAGAAACGCCAACTCCGCAAACGCCCGCCTCACCCGCTGCGGATTCCCCGTCCGCTGCCGCTGAGTCATCGGCAAACACGGAGCAAACGGCGACCTCCCCCAGACCCCAAAGCCAAAAATCGAAGGCTCCCTTGCCTCGAATCGGCGGCGGACCTTTGGCGGCTCGCGGTTTGGGCGTTGCAAAACCCGTCTCACCTGCGGCGGTTTCCACGGAGCAACTTGAGGGCGGCAAAGTCAAACCCAAGGGCAAACGCGGCGGGGGGAAACCGGGCGGCAAAGAGGCTCCACGCCCCCGATTGGCCGGCGAAAAACCCACGGAAAAAGGCGAGAAGCCCTACGTTCCCCAAAACAAGAAAACAGTCGTCCCCAACATTCGCGAAAAGCTCAGCGATGACTTGCAAGCCGAATTGGACGCTTCGCTGACCGATGCGGACTTGGATTCGTTCTTCGGCGACGGTGCGGGATTGCCCGACCGTCGCGAGCCACTGGCGGAAGGATCCCGCGTTCACGCTCAAGTGATCAAGATTCACCAAGACAACGTGTTCGTGAACTTGGGCGGTCCCGACGAAGGCGTGATTCCGTTTGAGCAATTCACGGAAGCCGAACCCACACCGGGGCAACCTGTCGAGGTTCTGATTCGCGGCATGAATTCCGAGGACGGGCTGTACTCCTGCAGCCTTCCCGGCAAAGCCACCGAAGTTTCGGATTGGGACGACATCGACGAAGGCAGCGTTGTCGAAGCCACGATCACCGGACACAACACCGGCGGTTTGGAATGCAAAGTCGGCAGCGTTCGCGGCTTCATGCCCATCAGCCAAATCTCCGAATATCGCGTGGAAGACCTCAGCGAATTCGTGGATCAGAAAATGGTCTGCTTGGTCACCGAGGCCAACGCCCGTCGCGGCAATTTGGTTGTCTCGCGTCGCGCCGTGCTCGAACGGGAACGAGAAGCCAAACGCCAAGAACAACTCGAAAAGATCGAACCCGGTGACATCTTGGAAGGCGTCGTCCGCAGCGTGCGTGACTTCGGTGCGTTCGTCGATGTCGGCGGGCTGGATGGTTTGATCCACGTCAGCAAGCTCAGCTGGGAACGCATCAAGCACCCAAGCGAAGTCATTGAGGAAGGCCAAAACGTCAAAGTCCGCGTCGACAAAATTGACAAGCAATCGGGCAAGATGTCGCTGACCTATCGCGATCTGCTCGAAAACCCCTGGGACAGTGCCGAAGCCACTTTTGCCGTGGGTTCCGTGCACAAGGGCGAAGTCACCCGGACCGCCGAGTTCGGTGCTTTTGTTCGCTTGACCGCCGGTGTCGAAGGACTGTGCCACATCAGCGAACTGGCACCTCACCGAGTGTCCAAAGTCAGTTCGGTGGTCAACGTTGGCGACCAAGTCGACGTGAAGATCATGAGCTTCGATCGTGATTCGCAAAAAGTCGGCCTGTCGATCAAAGCGGCTCATGCAAAACCCGCCGCCGAAGGCGAGAAACAAGAGGAAGAAGTGATCGAACCGCCACGTGAACTGGCCGTGAAGGCACAACACGCCGGACCGCTCAAGGGTGGCAACGACCGCGCGTCGGGTGGAGAACGTTTCGGACTGCGTTGGTAA
- a CDS encoding BBP7 family outer membrane beta-barrel protein has protein sequence METKKSTKWKLLALAAMLTTGTASAADQGNSQISQYYTGAAPLNAEAGEIVYDDVDYSSEQENLASSMYDDAQALQPVAFVGDHQVGSGVPTPAPIMDDSYVVTEGAGCSTGDCGSSYEMASSCGSACGGSCGKCRKRPVRGMMKKHDMWVTAEALLWFTQARSTPALITQNTAGADPELDVPGTSVLFGGDEAIGGDMTAGFRIDIGRDLSDDFGVGGRFWWLSESSEDASSGGIVNGNAQSIGRPFFDTNIGSDNSILIASTGVAGNDDFEGSYTAESSLDIYAAEAYARMKMLSGSGFRSDLIGGFSHFGIDDTLTVRSTSIQTTNALGGNIGDRTDIFDQIETENRFYGGQIGFDTSITRGKWTLKSLTKVHLGNMEQIYRGIGSRTFDDGGGAVTSTDGGVLALGNTYNTTDLDEDKFTFAPEANIKLAYQFRPNVSMSVGYSFIYWDDVLLSGDNINNVYNGDGITFPAAPLVQPVSERKDSSLYTHGIDLGCVIDF, from the coding sequence ATGGAAACGAAAAAATCGACGAAATGGAAGTTGCTCGCGTTGGCAGCCATGCTAACCACCGGAACGGCCTCGGCGGCCGACCAGGGCAACTCGCAAATCAGCCAGTACTACACCGGTGCCGCTCCTCTGAACGCTGAAGCCGGCGAGATCGTTTATGACGATGTCGACTACTCCAGCGAACAAGAGAACTTGGCATCGTCGATGTACGACGACGCTCAAGCACTTCAGCCGGTCGCCTTCGTCGGCGATCATCAAGTTGGCAGCGGCGTGCCCACCCCAGCTCCCATCATGGACGATTCCTACGTCGTCACCGAGGGAGCGGGTTGCAGCACCGGCGATTGTGGCAGCAGCTACGAAATGGCCAGCAGCTGCGGTTCCGCATGCGGTGGAAGCTGTGGCAAATGCCGCAAGCGTCCCGTTCGCGGCATGATGAAGAAGCACGACATGTGGGTCACAGCCGAAGCATTGTTGTGGTTCACCCAAGCCCGCTCGACTCCCGCCTTGATTACTCAAAACACCGCTGGAGCCGATCCTGAATTGGACGTGCCCGGCACAAGCGTTTTGTTCGGTGGCGACGAAGCCATCGGTGGCGACATGACCGCTGGTTTCCGTATCGATATCGGTCGCGATCTCAGCGACGACTTCGGCGTGGGCGGCCGTTTCTGGTGGCTCAGCGAAAGCAGCGAAGACGCCAGCTCCGGCGGAATCGTCAACGGCAATGCTCAGTCCATCGGTCGACCATTCTTCGACACCAACATTGGTTCGGACAATAGCATCCTGATCGCCAGCACCGGCGTTGCGGGCAACGATGACTTCGAAGGTTCGTACACCGCTGAAAGCTCGTTGGATATCTACGCGGCCGAAGCTTACGCCCGCATGAAGATGCTCAGTGGCTCGGGCTTCCGTTCGGACTTGATCGGTGGTTTCTCGCACTTCGGGATCGACGACACGTTGACCGTGCGTAGCACCAGCATCCAAACCACGAATGCACTCGGCGGCAACATCGGCGATCGCACCGACATCTTCGACCAAATTGAAACGGAAAACCGTTTCTACGGTGGTCAGATCGGTTTCGACACCTCGATCACCCGTGGCAAATGGACCCTGAAGTCATTGACGAAGGTCCACTTGGGCAACATGGAACAAATCTATCGTGGCATCGGTTCGCGAACCTTCGACGATGGTGGCGGAGCCGTGACTTCGACCGACGGTGGTGTGCTCGCTTTGGGCAACACGTACAACACGACCGACTTGGACGAAGACAAGTTCACCTTCGCACCCGAAGCCAACATCAAACTGGCTTACCAGTTCCGTCCCAACGTTTCGATGTCCGTCGGCTACAGCTTCATCTACTGGGATGACGTCTTGTTGTCGGGCGACAACATCAACAACGTCTACAACGGCGACGGCATCACGTTCCCAGCCGCACCATTGGTGCAACCAGTGTCCGAGCGGAAGGACAGCTCGCTGTACACCCACGGCATCGACCTGGGCTGTGTCATCGACTTCTGA
- a CDS encoding TIGR00282 family metallophosphoesterase yields MRFLFLGDVVGKPGYSAVLARAADIRKEARLDAIIINAENAADGAGLMPRQYRRLVEAGVDVMTMGDHLYRRKEIIPILQSSQRIVRPANYPESSSGKAWTVVSTPAGKLGVISLLGRVFMRPVDCPFTAVDAALEEMATENPRYIFVDMHAEATSDKQIMGRYLDGRVTAVLGTHTHVPTADACILPGGTAFQCDVGMTGPYDSIIGRDIKRVTQTTLHFEPCHFHVATRDVRLSGAIVEANEEGKAISIERYEEQVDQ; encoded by the coding sequence GTGCGTTTTCTGTTTCTCGGTGATGTCGTCGGCAAACCCGGATACTCTGCGGTGCTGGCCCGCGCGGCAGACATCCGGAAAGAAGCCCGACTCGACGCGATCATCATCAACGCGGAAAACGCGGCCGACGGAGCGGGGCTGATGCCACGCCAATATCGGCGGTTGGTGGAAGCCGGCGTGGACGTGATGACGATGGGCGATCACCTGTATCGCCGCAAAGAGATCATCCCCATCCTGCAATCCAGCCAACGCATTGTTCGCCCAGCGAACTACCCCGAAAGCTCCTCTGGGAAAGCCTGGACCGTCGTCTCAACACCAGCGGGCAAGCTGGGTGTGATTTCGCTGCTCGGTCGGGTCTTCATGCGGCCCGTCGATTGTCCGTTCACGGCGGTCGACGCAGCACTCGAAGAGATGGCCACCGAAAACCCACGCTACATCTTTGTCGACATGCACGCCGAAGCGACCAGCGACAAACAGATCATGGGTCGGTATCTAGACGGGCGAGTCACCGCGGTCCTGGGAACCCACACGCACGTCCCCACCGCGGACGCCTGCATCTTGCCGGGCGGAACCGCATTTCAATGCGATGTTGGAATGACCGGTCCCTACGACAGCATCATTGGACGCGACATCAAACGAGTGACGCAAACCACGCTCCATTTCGAGCCCTGCCATTTCCACGTCGCCACCCGCGACGTCCGTCTGTCAGGTGCGATCGTCGAAGCGAACGAAGAAGGCAAAGCCATCTCCATCGAGCGCTACGAAGAACAAGTCGACCAGTAG
- a CDS encoding preprotein translocase subunit SecA, which translates to MPLPEEESDPSLPELSEAVEIDPLAPNEPLTISGEENETPANATQQAVARRSSDPSAQKKKWAKASNWRPRMVRWQKQLARVNALENTLKSEDDASLRKRSLALRYRAMAGEKLRDLLPEAYALCREAGRRSLSMRHYDVQILGGIALFEGHITEMQTGEGKTLTATLPLYLHSLVGKGAHLATVNDYLAKRDAEWMTPLFEMLGVSVGIIQTEDDQGSRRKSYAAAITYGTAKEFGFDFLRDRLLLRAQNRMQTEMLGTGDGGFSGSGDQVVMRGMHFCLVDEADSILIDEARTPLIIGSIEDTVRDQIIETYKWAAEHAPSFELDQHFEIDDETKRYELTARGRSMVRALPKSDLVRTMGLVDLYEYIERSIKTNREFLLDRQYVIRPSEKDPNVDEIVIVDEFTGRLAEGRKWRDGIHQSIEAKEGVEISVPTGQAARITVQDLFLRYPHLAGMTGTAATSAGELRKIYRTPVVRVPTNRPPQRVQLPSRVFGTLQSKFEAIAKEVAEVHATGRPVLIGTRSIDKSVLLSRLLEDLNIEHEVLNANNVEREADIVAQAGGQGKVTVATNMAGRGTDIKLADEVESIGGMHVICTELHDAARIDRQLIGRCGRQGDRGSYRQYLSLDDDILKGGFGAIKYEKLKKRGEATSGSVDRLAAMFHRAQRKVERRHFRDRMVLMHHEKERKKMQREIGQDPYLDTPD; encoded by the coding sequence ATGCCGTTGCCCGAGGAGGAATCTGATCCGTCGCTGCCGGAGCTTTCCGAGGCGGTGGAGATTGATCCACTGGCGCCCAACGAACCCTTGACGATCTCGGGCGAGGAAAATGAAACACCTGCCAACGCGACGCAGCAGGCGGTTGCCCGCCGATCCAGCGACCCATCGGCTCAGAAAAAGAAATGGGCCAAAGCGTCGAATTGGCGTCCGCGAATGGTGCGGTGGCAAAAACAGTTGGCACGCGTCAACGCGCTGGAGAACACTCTGAAGTCAGAGGATGACGCGAGCCTTCGTAAACGGAGCTTGGCGTTGCGTTACCGAGCGATGGCGGGCGAGAAGCTTCGCGACTTGTTGCCGGAAGCGTACGCACTTTGCCGCGAAGCGGGGCGACGCAGCCTGTCCATGCGCCATTACGATGTTCAGATCCTCGGTGGCATCGCATTGTTCGAAGGTCACATCACTGAGATGCAAACGGGGGAAGGAAAAACCCTGACGGCGACGCTGCCGCTGTACCTGCACAGCTTGGTTGGCAAAGGAGCGCACCTCGCGACGGTCAATGATTACTTGGCCAAACGGGATGCCGAGTGGATGACGCCTCTGTTCGAGATGTTGGGCGTTTCCGTCGGCATCATTCAAACCGAAGATGATCAAGGCAGCCGGCGCAAGAGTTACGCCGCCGCGATCACCTACGGCACCGCCAAAGAGTTCGGGTTTGACTTCCTGCGAGACCGCTTGCTGTTGCGAGCCCAAAACCGAATGCAGACGGAAATGCTGGGCACCGGCGATGGTGGCTTCAGTGGTTCCGGGGACCAAGTCGTGATGCGCGGGATGCACTTTTGCTTGGTCGATGAAGCGGACAGCATTTTGATCGACGAGGCCCGTACACCGCTGATCATCGGCAGCATCGAAGACACCGTTCGAGATCAGATCATCGAGACTTACAAATGGGCGGCTGAGCATGCACCCAGTTTCGAGCTGGACCAACATTTTGAGATCGACGACGAGACCAAACGTTACGAATTGACCGCTCGTGGTCGCAGCATGGTCCGAGCGTTGCCCAAGAGCGATTTGGTTCGCACGATGGGCTTGGTGGATTTGTACGAGTACATCGAACGATCGATCAAAACCAATCGCGAGTTCTTGCTGGATCGTCAGTACGTGATTCGGCCCAGCGAAAAGGATCCGAACGTCGATGAAATCGTGATCGTCGATGAGTTCACTGGTCGCTTGGCCGAGGGACGTAAGTGGCGAGATGGGATTCACCAATCGATCGAAGCCAAAGAAGGCGTCGAAATCAGCGTGCCGACCGGACAGGCCGCTCGCATCACGGTCCAAGATTTGTTCCTGCGGTATCCACACCTCGCGGGGATGACCGGGACCGCGGCAACCAGTGCTGGTGAGCTACGGAAGATCTATCGCACGCCTGTCGTGCGCGTTCCGACCAACCGGCCGCCACAGCGCGTTCAGTTACCGTCGCGCGTGTTCGGCACCTTGCAGTCGAAGTTTGAAGCCATTGCTAAAGAAGTCGCTGAGGTGCACGCGACCGGACGTCCGGTGTTGATCGGAACCCGATCGATCGACAAGAGTGTGTTGCTTTCGCGATTGTTGGAAGACCTGAACATCGAGCACGAGGTGCTGAACGCGAACAATGTCGAACGCGAAGCGGACATCGTCGCACAGGCGGGCGGGCAAGGTAAAGTTACCGTGGCAACGAACATGGCGGGACGTGGTACCGACATCAAGCTGGCGGACGAAGTCGAGTCCATCGGCGGGATGCATGTGATCTGTACCGAACTGCACGATGCGGCACGAATTGACCGCCAATTGATCGGACGTTGTGGCCGTCAGGGTGACCGTGGGTCGTATCGCCAGTATTTGTCGCTGGACGACGACATTTTGAAGGGCGGTTTTGGTGCGATCAAATACGAGAAGTTGAAGAAACGCGGCGAAGCGACGTCCGGCAGCGTGGATCGTTTAGCGGCCATGTTCCACCGAGCGCAACGGAAAGTCGAACGTCGTCACTTCCGAGACCGAATGGTGCTGATGCATCACGAAAAGGAACGCAAGAAGATGCAACGCGAAATCGGCCAAGACCCTTATCTGGATACGCCCGATTGA